One Mycobacterium marseillense DNA window includes the following coding sequences:
- a CDS encoding non-ribosomal peptide synthetase: protein MTVGAGRRLLSIDLLDGGEHDRLDEWGNRAILTKPVKAPASIPGMFAAQVARAPQAVALSFDGHSMTYQELDEAANRLAHLLADQGAGPGECVALLFSRSAEAIVSILAVLKTGAAYLPIDPALPAARMEFMLGDATPIAAVTTASLRTRLDGFDLPVIDVDEAAADSQPSSALPGPAPEDIAYMIYTSGTTGVPKGVAVTHRNVTEFLKTLHAKLPSGSGQVWSQWHSLVFDVSVWEIWGALLHGGRLVVVPESVAGSPDELHALLVSEKVNVLSQTPSAVGMLSPEGLESTALVVAGEACPAEVVDRWAPGRVMINAYGPTEATVYAAMSAPLAGDSGAPPIGSPVPGAALFVLDKWLRPAPEGVVGELYVAGRGVATGYSRRSGLTASRFVACPFGGPGARMYRTGDLVRWGTDGQLQYLGRADEQVKIRGYRIELGEIQSALAGLDGVDQAAVIAREDRPGDKRLVGYITGTADPAVLRTQLGKRLPAYMVPAAVVVLEALPLTVNGKLDKRALPAPEYHKRAGEYRAPSDHTEEILAGIYAQVLGVERVGVDDSFFDLGGDSILSMQVVARARAAGVMCRPRDVFVEQTVARLARVATDRDDEDDVVDEGIGPVLATPIMRWLQTVQGPIDDFNQTMVLAAPAGVTADEVVVVLQALLDRHPMLRLHVEDDGDGGWKLHAPDPGSVQAAECLQSVDTLTDATLVEARSRLNPGAGVMVSAVWASETSQLALIIHHVAVDGVSWRTLIEDLNIAWAQHHSGQPVALPVGGTSFARWSSLLAEHAQSPAVVEQADAWREVVATPAVLPAVRPEEDTYQTAEQLSVSLDVETTRLLLGEVPAAFHAGVQDILLIAFGMAWTKFLGSKAAGTAIGIDVEGHGRQEELGPHVDLSRTVGWFTTKYPVALTIDGLDWSSVVDGDDALGAAVKSTKEQLRALPDGLTYGLLRYLNPDIDLGGSDPVIGFNYLGRLGAAADLPGELWRLSPDSLSLSGAAAAVAMPLMHTVDLNAGTMDTEDGPHLHANWTWAASAMNREQISQLSQLWFEALAGICTHVQGGGGGLTPSDIAPARLNQRQIDELSKQHQVADILPLTPLQQGLLFHASFAQDPGDDVYAVQLGITVTGALDSHRLHEAVHTVVNRHPNLAARFCPQFGEPVQVIPADPVMAWRYIQLGPEDLDPEQRVDELCAAERAAVSDLANRPAFRAALIRTADNRYRFVLTNHHIVMDGWSLPILLREILANYYGDQLPAPATYRSYLTWLAGQDRTAAQAAWREVLDGFEAPTLVGPAGRMRLGRRAVESYRLSAETTRALGELARSCHTTVNTVLQAGWAQLLMRLTGHHDVAFGTAVSGRPADLAGAESMVGLLINTVPVRANVDAETTVADVLDQLQQHHNDTLEHEHLALSEIHRVTGHDALFDTLFLYENYPIDTSVPLGFHELAITDVTNREYNHYPLSVMALPGRELGLRVEYDTDVFDAAGIEKMTERFQRVLSEMTVDPTRRLMALDVVDEAEHELLDVWGNRSVLSEPATGKSIPGLFAAQVARTPDAAALTFEGRSMTYRELDEAANRLAHLLIEEGAGPGERVALLFSRSADAIVSILAVLKTGAAYLPIDPALPAARIEFLLTDAEPVAVVTVTGLRSRLEGCRPTVIDVDDPALDSQPGTELPIPSSDNIAYLIYTSGTTGVPKGVAVTHDNVAQLVESLHADLPEAGVWAQWHSLVFDVSVHEIWGALLHGGRLVVVPESVAASPDELHALLVSEEVTVLSQTPSAVGMLSPEGLDSTTLVVAGEACPVEVVDRWASGRVMINAYGPTEATVYAAMSSPLQTGAGSAPIGSPVPRAALFVLDRWLRPAPEGVVGELYIAGHGVATGYSRRSGLTASRFVACPFGAPGARMYRTGDLVRWGHDGQLEYLGRADEQVKIRGYRIELGEVQAALAGLDGVEQAAVIAREDRPGDKRLVGYITGTADPVGIRIQLADRLPAYMVPAAVVVLDALPLTVNGKLDKRALPAPEYQKRGGEYVAPANPTEETVAGIFARVLGMERVSVEDSFFELGGDSLSAMRVIAEINTALDGALSVRTLFDSQSIRALSQRITSGADTENAAGPGFAAVHGADATEVYARDLTLDKFIDATTLSTVPSLRAPSSEVRTVLLTGATGFLGRYLVLEWLEQLEQVEGKLVCLVRARTDEDAWRRLEKTFDSGDPELLRHFQELAEEHLQVVAGDKGQANLGLSDETWRQLADTVDLIVDSAAVVNGVLPYNELFTPNVGGTAELIRLALTTKMKPYAYVSTSDVGRQIEPSAFTEDADIRVISATRVIDGSYANGYGNSKWAGEVLLREAHDLCGLPVSVFRSDMILADTSYAGQLNVADIFTRMILSVVATGCAPKSFYQLDADGNRQSAHFDGLPVEFVAEAIAKLGAQVMEGFETYHVMNPHDDGIGLDEYVDWLIEAGYPIERVGDFGEWLQRFETGLRGLPERQRQNSVLQMLLLLLRDPKNLQPAEPARGAFAPTDRFRAAVQEAKVGSDNDIPHVSAPVIVKYVTDLQLLGLL, encoded by the coding sequence ATGACCGTCGGTGCAGGGCGGCGATTGTTGTCGATCGATCTACTGGATGGCGGCGAGCACGACCGACTCGACGAGTGGGGCAACCGGGCGATATTGACCAAGCCGGTCAAGGCGCCGGCGTCCATTCCCGGAATGTTCGCGGCCCAGGTGGCGCGCGCGCCCCAGGCGGTGGCGCTGAGTTTCGACGGCCACTCGATGACGTACCAGGAGCTCGACGAGGCCGCCAACCGGCTGGCGCACCTGCTGGCCGACCAGGGTGCCGGCCCCGGCGAGTGCGTCGCCCTGCTGTTCTCCCGCTCGGCCGAGGCCATCGTCTCGATCCTCGCGGTGCTGAAGACCGGGGCGGCATACCTGCCGATCGACCCCGCCCTGCCGGCCGCCCGGATGGAATTCATGCTCGGCGACGCCACCCCGATCGCCGCGGTCACCACCGCCAGCCTGCGCACCCGGCTGGACGGATTCGACCTGCCGGTCATCGACGTCGACGAGGCCGCGGCCGACAGCCAGCCCAGCAGCGCGCTGCCCGGCCCGGCGCCCGAGGACATCGCCTACATGATCTACACCTCGGGGACCACGGGCGTCCCCAAGGGAGTCGCGGTCACGCACCGCAATGTGACCGAATTCCTGAAGACCCTGCACGCCAAGCTGCCGTCGGGCTCGGGCCAGGTGTGGTCGCAGTGGCACTCGCTGGTGTTCGACGTCTCGGTGTGGGAGATCTGGGGCGCGCTACTGCACGGCGGGCGCCTGGTCGTGGTCCCCGAATCGGTCGCGGGCTCGCCCGACGAGCTGCACGCGCTGCTGGTCTCCGAGAAGGTCAACGTTCTGAGCCAGACCCCGTCCGCGGTCGGAATGCTCTCGCCCGAGGGCCTGGAATCGACCGCCCTGGTGGTGGCCGGCGAGGCCTGCCCGGCCGAGGTCGTCGACCGGTGGGCGCCCGGACGCGTGATGATCAACGCCTACGGCCCGACCGAGGCCACCGTCTACGCCGCGATGAGCGCGCCGCTGGCGGGGGACTCGGGCGCGCCGCCGATCGGCTCGCCGGTGCCCGGCGCGGCGCTGTTCGTCTTGGACAAGTGGTTGCGGCCCGCGCCCGAGGGCGTGGTCGGTGAGCTGTACGTGGCCGGCCGCGGCGTGGCGACGGGATACTCGCGACGCTCCGGCCTGACGGCGTCGCGGTTCGTGGCCTGCCCCTTCGGCGGCCCGGGCGCACGCATGTACCGCACCGGGGACCTGGTGCGCTGGGGCACCGACGGCCAGCTGCAGTACCTTGGCCGCGCCGACGAGCAGGTCAAGATCCGCGGCTACCGCATCGAACTCGGCGAGATCCAGTCGGCCCTGGCCGGCCTCGACGGGGTGGACCAGGCCGCGGTGATCGCCCGCGAGGACCGCCCCGGCGACAAGCGCCTCGTCGGCTACATCACCGGCACCGCCGACCCGGCCGTGCTGCGCACCCAGCTGGGCAAGCGGTTGCCCGCCTACATGGTCCCCGCCGCGGTGGTCGTGCTCGAGGCGCTGCCGTTGACGGTCAACGGCAAGCTCGACAAGCGCGCCCTGCCCGCCCCCGAGTACCACAAGCGCGCCGGCGAATACCGCGCCCCGTCCGACCACACCGAGGAGATCCTGGCCGGCATCTACGCCCAGGTGCTGGGTGTGGAACGGGTGGGTGTCGACGACTCCTTCTTCGACCTCGGCGGCGACAGCATCCTGTCGATGCAGGTCGTGGCCCGCGCCCGGGCCGCCGGCGTGATGTGCCGCCCCCGCGACGTGTTCGTCGAGCAGACGGTGGCCCGGCTGGCCCGCGTGGCCACCGACCGCGACGACGAGGACGACGTGGTCGACGAGGGGATCGGCCCGGTGCTGGCCACCCCGATCATGCGCTGGCTGCAAACCGTGCAAGGCCCGATCGACGACTTCAACCAGACCATGGTGCTGGCGGCGCCCGCGGGCGTCACCGCCGACGAGGTCGTCGTCGTGCTGCAGGCCCTGCTGGACCGCCACCCGATGCTCCGACTGCACGTCGAAGACGACGGCGACGGCGGCTGGAAGTTGCACGCGCCCGACCCGGGCTCGGTGCAGGCCGCCGAGTGCCTGCAATCCGTCGACACCCTGACCGACGCCACGCTGGTCGAGGCGCGGTCGCGCCTGAACCCGGGCGCCGGCGTGATGGTGAGCGCCGTGTGGGCAAGCGAGACAAGCCAATTGGCGTTGATCATCCACCACGTCGCCGTCGACGGTGTGTCGTGGCGGACGCTGATCGAGGACCTCAACATCGCCTGGGCGCAGCACCACAGCGGCCAGCCGGTCGCGTTGCCGGTGGGCGGCACCTCGTTCGCCCGGTGGTCGTCGCTGCTGGCCGAGCACGCGCAGAGCCCGGCGGTGGTCGAGCAGGCTGACGCCTGGCGCGAGGTGGTGGCCACCCCGGCCGTCCTGCCCGCGGTGCGTCCCGAGGAGGACACCTACCAGACGGCCGAGCAGTTGTCGGTGTCGCTGGATGTCGAGACCACCCGCCTGCTGCTGGGTGAGGTGCCCGCGGCGTTCCACGCCGGCGTGCAGGACATCCTGCTGATCGCGTTCGGGATGGCCTGGACGAAATTCCTCGGTTCCAAGGCTGCCGGCACGGCGATCGGCATCGACGTCGAGGGCCACGGGCGCCAGGAAGAGCTGGGACCGCACGTCGACCTGTCGCGCACCGTGGGCTGGTTCACCACCAAGTACCCGGTGGCCCTGACCATCGACGGGCTGGACTGGTCCAGCGTGGTGGACGGCGACGACGCGCTGGGCGCGGCGGTCAAGTCCACCAAGGAGCAGCTGCGCGCCCTGCCCGACGGGCTGACCTACGGCCTGCTGCGCTACCTGAACCCCGACATCGATCTGGGCGGCTCTGACCCGGTGATCGGCTTCAACTACCTGGGACGGCTCGGCGCCGCCGCCGACCTGCCCGGCGAGTTGTGGCGGTTGAGCCCCGACAGCCTGTCGCTGAGCGGCGCGGCCGCGGCGGTGGCGATGCCGCTGATGCACACCGTCGACCTCAACGCCGGCACCATGGACACCGAGGACGGCCCGCACCTGCACGCCAACTGGACGTGGGCGGCCTCGGCGATGAACCGCGAGCAGATCAGCCAGCTGAGCCAGCTGTGGTTCGAGGCCCTGGCCGGCATCTGCACCCACGTGCAGGGCGGTGGCGGCGGGCTGACCCCCTCGGACATCGCGCCGGCGCGCCTGAACCAGCGGCAGATCGACGAGCTGAGCAAGCAGCACCAGGTCGCCGACATCCTGCCCCTGACCCCGCTGCAGCAGGGTCTGCTCTTCCACGCCAGCTTCGCGCAGGACCCGGGCGACGACGTCTACGCGGTCCAGCTCGGCATCACCGTGACCGGCGCCCTGGACTCGCACCGGCTGCACGAGGCGGTGCACACCGTGGTGAACCGCCACCCCAACCTGGCGGCCCGGTTCTGCCCGCAGTTCGGCGAGCCCGTCCAGGTGATCCCCGCCGACCCGGTCATGGCGTGGCGCTACATCCAGCTGGGCCCCGAAGACCTCGACCCCGAGCAGCGCGTCGACGAGCTGTGCGCCGCCGAGCGCGCCGCGGTGAGCGATTTGGCCAACCGGCCGGCATTCCGGGCCGCGCTGATCCGCACCGCGGACAACCGGTACCGGTTCGTGCTCACCAACCACCACATCGTGATGGACGGCTGGTCGCTGCCCATCCTGCTGCGCGAGATCCTGGCCAACTACTACGGCGACCAGCTGCCCGCGCCCGCGACCTACCGCAGCTACCTGACCTGGCTGGCCGGCCAGGACCGCACCGCCGCGCAGGCGGCGTGGCGTGAGGTGCTCGACGGGTTCGAGGCCCCCACCCTGGTGGGTCCGGCGGGCCGCATGCGCCTCGGCCGGCGCGCCGTGGAGTCCTACCGGCTGTCCGCGGAGACCACGCGCGCCCTGGGCGAGCTGGCCCGCTCGTGCCACACCACCGTCAACACCGTGCTGCAGGCCGGGTGGGCGCAGCTGCTGATGCGGCTCACCGGCCACCACGATGTGGCGTTCGGTACCGCCGTCTCCGGTCGGCCCGCCGACCTGGCCGGCGCCGAATCGATGGTGGGCCTGCTGATCAACACCGTCCCGGTGCGTGCCAACGTCGACGCGGAGACCACCGTCGCCGACGTGCTGGACCAGCTGCAGCAGCACCACAACGACACCCTCGAACACGAGCACCTGGCGCTGAGCGAGATCCACCGCGTCACGGGCCACGACGCGCTGTTCGACACCCTGTTCCTCTACGAGAACTACCCGATCGACACCAGCGTGCCGCTGGGCTTCCACGAGCTGGCCATCACCGATGTCACCAACCGCGAGTACAACCACTACCCGTTGTCGGTGATGGCGCTCCCGGGGCGCGAACTGGGCCTGCGCGTCGAATACGACACGGACGTCTTCGACGCGGCCGGCATCGAGAAGATGACCGAGCGCTTCCAGCGGGTGCTCTCGGAGATGACCGTCGACCCCACCCGCCGGCTGATGGCGCTGGACGTCGTCGACGAGGCCGAGCACGAGTTGCTCGACGTGTGGGGCAACCGGTCGGTGCTGAGCGAGCCGGCGACCGGGAAGTCGATCCCCGGCTTGTTCGCCGCGCAGGTGGCCCGCACCCCGGACGCGGCGGCGCTGACGTTCGAGGGCCGCTCGATGACCTACCGGGAGCTCGACGAGGCCGCAAACCGGCTGGCGCACTTGCTGATCGAGGAGGGCGCGGGTCCGGGTGAGCGGGTCGCGCTGCTGTTCTCCCGCTCGGCCGACGCGATCGTCTCGATCCTCGCGGTCCTCAAGACGGGGGCGGCGTACCTGCCGATCGACCCGGCACTGCCGGCCGCGCGGATCGAGTTCCTGCTCACCGACGCCGAGCCGGTCGCCGTGGTCACCGTGACGGGTCTGCGGTCGCGGCTGGAGGGTTGCCGCCCGACGGTCATCGACGTCGACGACCCGGCGCTGGACAGCCAGCCCGGCACCGAGCTGCCGATCCCGTCGTCGGACAACATCGCCTACCTCATCTACACGTCGGGCACGACCGGTGTCCCCAAGGGCGTGGCCGTCACCCACGACAACGTCGCCCAGCTGGTGGAGTCGCTGCACGCCGACCTGCCGGAGGCGGGGGTGTGGGCGCAGTGGCACTCCCTGGTCTTCGACGTGTCGGTGCATGAGATCTGGGGGGCGCTGCTGCACGGCGGCCGCCTGGTCGTGGTGCCCGAATCGGTCGCGGCCTCCCCGGACGAGCTGCACGCGCTGCTGGTCTCCGAAGAGGTCACCGTGCTGAGCCAGACCCCGTCGGCGGTGGGCATGCTCTCGCCGGAGGGCCTGGACTCGACGACGCTGGTCGTGGCGGGCGAGGCCTGCCCGGTCGAGGTCGTCGACCGCTGGGCGTCGGGGCGCGTGATGATCAACGCCTACGGCCCGACCGAGGCCACCGTCTATGCGGCGATGAGCTCGCCGTTGCAGACCGGGGCGGGTTCGGCGCCGATCGGTTCGCCGGTCCCGCGGGCCGCATTGTTCGTGCTCGACCGCTGGCTGCGTCCGGCGCCCGAGGGCGTGGTCGGCGAGCTGTACATCGCCGGTCACGGTGTGGCGACGGGGTATTCGCGCCGGTCCGGCCTGACGGCGTCGCGGTTCGTGGCCTGCCCCTTCGGCGCCCCGGGCGCACGCATGTACCGCACCGGCGACTTGGTCCGGTGGGGCCACGACGGTCAGCTCGAGTACCTGGGCCGCGCCGACGAGCAGGTCAAGATCCGCGGGTATCGCATCGAACTCGGCGAGGTGCAGGCCGCGCTGGCCGGGCTCGACGGGGTCGAGCAGGCGGCGGTGATCGCCCGCGAGGACCGTCCCGGCGACAAGCGGCTGGTCGGTTACATCACCGGCACCGCCGACCCGGTCGGCATCCGCATCCAGCTGGCCGACCGGTTGCCGGCCTACATGGTTCCGGCCGCGGTGGTGGTGCTCGACGCGCTGCCGTTGACGGTCAACGGCAAGCTCGACAAGCGCGCCCTGCCCGCACCCGAGTACCAGAAGCGCGGCGGCGAATACGTCGCCCCGGCCAACCCCACCGAGGAGACCGTCGCCGGTATCTTCGCCCGGGTCCTGGGGATGGAGCGGGTCTCGGTCGAGGACTCCTTCTTCGAGCTCGGCGGCGACTCGCTGTCGGCGATGCGGGTGATCGCCGAGATCAACACCGCCCTCGACGGCGCCCTGTCGGTGCGCACCCTGTTCGACTCGCAGTCCATCCGGGCCCTGAGTCAGCGGATCACCAGCGGCGCCGACACCGAGAACGCCGCGGGCCCGGGCTTCGCGGCGGTGCACGGCGCCGACGCCACCGAGGTGTACGCCCGCGACCTCACGCTGGACAAGTTCATCGACGCAACGACGCTGTCGACCGTGCCGTCGCTGCGCGCTCCCAGCTCCGAGGTGCGGACGGTCCTGCTGACCGGCGCGACCGGCTTCCTCGGTCGCTACCTGGTGCTGGAATGGCTCGAGCAGCTGGAACAGGTCGAGGGCAAGCTGGTCTGCCTGGTGCGGGCCCGCACGGATGAAGATGCCTGGCGCCGGTTGGAGAAGACTTTCGACAGCGGCGACCCGGAACTGCTGCGCCACTTCCAGGAACTGGCCGAAGAGCACCTGCAGGTGGTCGCCGGCGACAAGGGCCAGGCGAATCTTGGCCTGAGCGACGAGACCTGGCGGCAGCTGGCCGACACCGTCGACCTGATCGTGGACTCCGCGGCCGTCGTCAACGGTGTGCTGCCCTACAACGAGCTGTTCACGCCCAACGTCGGCGGCACCGCCGAGCTGATCCGGTTGGCGCTCACCACGAAGATGAAGCCGTACGCGTACGTGTCGACGTCGGACGTGGGGCGCCAGATCGAGCCGTCGGCCTTCACCGAGGACGCCGACATCCGGGTCATCAGCGCCACCCGCGTCATCGACGGCAGCTACGCCAACGGCTACGGCAACAGCAAGTGGGCGGGCGAGGTCCTGCTGCGCGAGGCCCACGACCTGTGCGGCTTGCCGGTCTCGGTGTTCCGCTCCGACATGATCCTGGCCGACACCAGCTACGCCGGCCAGCTCAACGTCGCGGACATCTTCACCCGGATGATCCTGAGCGTCGTGGCCACCGGCTGCGCGCCCAAGTCGTTCTATCAGCTCGACGCCGACGGCAACCGGCAGAGCGCGCACTTCGACGGGCTACCCGTCGAGTTCGTCGCCGAGGCGATCGCCAAGCTGGGCGCCCAGGTGATGGAGGGGTTCGAGACCTACCACGTGATGAACCCGCACGACGACGGCATCGGGCTCGACGAGTACGTCGACTGGCTGATCGAGGCCGGCTACCCGATCGAGCGCGTGGGCGACTTCGGCGAGTGGCTGCAGCGCTTCGAGACCGGCCTGCGCGGCCTGCCGGAACGGCAGCGGCAGAACTCGGTCCTGCAGATGCTGCTGTTGCTGCTGCGCGATCCGAAGAACCTGCAGCCCGCCGAGCCGGCTCGCGGCGCTTTCGCGCCGACCGACCGGTTCCGCGCCGCCGTGCAGGAAGCGAAGGTCGGCTCGGACAACGACATCCCGCACGTGAGTGCGCCGGTGATCGTCAAATACGTCACCGACCTGCAACTGCTCGGTCTGCTCTAA